The sequence GATACCGCACCCGATTCTGTAAGCTCAGCTTTTTCAAACCCCTGATTTTCAGGTGCCATTTCCGCTTGATATAACTCTTCGTACGAAGGATTATAAGTTAATTCATACTCTCCTTTAATCCCTAATTTTTGTAAATCCTGGATGATTTTAGCGTTTTTCATTTTACTTATATTTTCTTTTTGCTTTTTGTTCGTTTAACAATTCATATTAACTAATTGTTAAACTTCGATAAATATAAACATATAAGCGAAAATGGCAAATAAAAAACAAACCTTTTAATCAACTGATTATTAATTAATTAAATCACGCCATTCAAAAACAGTAGTAAAACCTTTTCCCCAAAAATAGTCTTGGTAGCCCTCAAATTTTGCACTCATCACAAAATCACCGCCCCAAGCGCCTAAACTTTTGACGAATTTTGCACAATCTGCAAAAAAAATTGATTTAACTGTCGGTATTTCAATAAAATTAGAAATACATTGCTCATGCAATATCATTAAGTCAGAAAAATTATCTAATCCATCACACAATAAAATATTTCTTGTGAGATTAGAAAATTCATCGACTAAGTTTTGAGACTTTATTTTAGACTTATAAAGATTAATTCCTTCCCGACTATCCTGCTTTTGATTTAAGTGAATGAAAATCAGCTCATTCTTAAATTTTGGATTAAAATCTACCTTTTCAAAATGAATTTCAGGTTTGTTCTGATACAATACCGCAGACTTTGCTTTTGCCACTGCAATATCATATCCGCTTCCGCCTAAACTTATGGTGTTAAGATGAAAAGGATCAATCTCGGACCATTCGGCTAGATTGTTCATTAAAGTCGAACTGCTTCCAAGACCATAGTCTGCAGGAAACTGAAGGTTTGTTCTTAAATAGTATGAATCTGTGCTTTTAAATTTAATTTCAGAAAGACTCTGAACATTTTTGAGAGTTTTAAGAATAAACTCTGCACTTGAAGTAATATTGGTTTCAAGAATCTGCCAATTTTTATAATCAATGACCGCTTTTAACCATAGTTTGTTTTGATGATAAGCTTCCCAGAAAATAAGAGATTTTCTGTCATGCTTTTCTTCAAAAAAAAACTCTTGTCCTAGCTTGGTGGGTACCGCTAAGACAAGAGCTCCGTCTACAGCGAAATATTCTGAAGTCAGCATCAGCTTTCCCGGTGAATAAATCTCGCCCATTTTTTATTTAAATTAAATTGCGGAAGCCGATGTAACTTCGCTGTCAATTTTTTAATTAATCCTTGTAAAGTCTTTCCAGGTCCTACTTCAATAAAATTGGTAGCACCATCTTTAATCATATTTTGTACAGACTGCGTCCATTTTACAGGACCTGTCAACTGAGCAATAAGATTTGCTTTAATCTGATCGGGATCTGTAACAGCAGTCGTGGTAATATTCTGATAAACAGGAATCGTCGCTTTTCTGAATTTCGTATTTTCAATCGCAGCGGCCAATCTCTCTTGTGCAGGTTGCATCAATGGTGAATGGAAAGCTCCGTTTACAGGCAATAATAATGCTCTTTTTGCTCCTGCTTCTTTTAATTTAGCACAAGCTTCTTCTACCGCAACTGTTTCTCCGGAAATTACCAATTGTCCGGGACAATTATAATTCGCAGGAACTACAATTCCGCTGATTGAAGCACAAATTTCTTCTACCTTAGCATCTTCCAAACCTAAAATTGCTGCCATAGAACTTGGATTAGCATCACAAGCCGCTTGCATAGCTTTTGCTCTTTCAGAAACCAATTTCAAACCGTCATCAAAAGATAAAACTCCGTTGGCAACCAATGCTGAAAATTCTCCTAAAGAGTGCCCTGCAACCATTTCAGCTCCAAGACCGTTTACTGCTTTTAACGCAGCAACTGAATGAATAAAGATTGAAGGTTGAGTAACCTCCGTTTTTTTCAGATCTTCATCTGCTCCACTAAACATAATGGATAAAATGTCGAATCCTAAAATTTCATTAGCAGATTCCATTAGGTCTTTAATGTCTTTACGGGAATCGTATAACTCTTTTCCCATCCCTACAAACTGTGAACCCTGCCCAGGAAATACAAGTGCTTTCATTTATTGATTTAAAAAATTTAATACAAATATATACTTTTAAAAGTAGATTTTTTTTGATTTTAAGGAGTAAGTGTTATGACACGGAATCCGGTATTTACGTAAGCACCGTTGGTTTTAGACTTCACAAATTCAAATTTTGTCGCAAGTTGCGTCTGAACTTTATTCATTTGCTTGAAAATCTCTCCTTTTTTGTTTTCTCTTGTCAACATATCATTGACAACATCGAAACCAATCACTGCATATTTACCAGGAGTTTTGCAATATTTAGCTTTGTAAGCAGCCAAAATTTCTTTCTCAAAACTGCCTTCTGCATTGATTTTTCTATCCATTAAATAAACTAAACTCGCCTGACTCAATTCATCAACCTTTTTCTCAAAACTTGGAACAGAATATAAACTGAAGGCTTTCATGCCCTGAACGTCTTTAGAAAGAGCAATCATTCGGCTGGAGAAAGCTTCACCCACTGTATCATTATCACTTGCCAAAATTGCAATCACCGGTGCAGATTGCCCCGTCATCATGTTTTGATCTAACTGAATTTCTGATGCAGAATTAACGATAGTAACGTTTGCATTTTTTAATACTTTCTCAAGATTTGCTTTGATGTAATTGGCATTATCTTTCTTAGCATCTGCCACTACATATATTTTCTGATCTGAATATACCGTTTTCACTTCCTCAACAATCTTATCTGCATACGCCTGATCGTTGGTTTCTACAATAATTAAATTGCTGTAGTTGTACAATTCCGGAGAGTTGGCAAATGGCGCAACCACCGGTATTTTCTGAGTTTTTGTAAAATCTAAAAGATCAATCACATTCGATTTGAAGAATGGACCGATAATTAAATCTGTATTATTTGGATTAATCTGGGTAAGCGAACTTTTAAATGAAGCTTCGTTTCCAGAGTCTACAATTTTGATATCCAGTTTCTGACCGTTCGCTGCATTTCTCTCAATAGCCAATTTTGCTCCGGTAAGGAAGTCTAAGGCCATTGCGCGATATTGCGTTTCGTTGGTACTGTACCCAAATGGCAACATCAAAACTACGCTTAACGCATCACCGTTTTTCTTAATGTACGCAGCGTCGAGTTTCTTTATTTTAAGAATCATGCCGGCTTTTAAACCTTTTGACAAATCTGGATTTAAAGCAACCAATTCGTCAATGGTCACTCCAAATTTATTGACGATAGAGAAAACTGTATCTCCCTGCTCAACGGTATACGTTGCATACTCATCCTGATTAGAAGAAGACTGCACAGAAGAAGATTTCTCATTTCCTGAATCTATTTTGGTTTTGCTATTGCTTGGTGATACCGTTTCTGCTGGTGCAACTACAGGTTTTGCGGTTGCAACTACAGCTTCACTTCCGCCATACTTCCTGATGTTTTCAAGAGGCAAAGTAATTTCATCCCCAATTTTCGTATGCGAATCTAAGTCAGGATTTAATTTTCGTAAATCTGTCTCAGAAATTCTGTATTGTTTTGTAATACCGTAAATCGTCTGTTTGGGCTGAAGAATAATTCTTCCGGTTTGTGCAGAACTAGACGCCGTTGTGTTTTTTACAACTGTAGCATTTCCAGCCTTTACATTAAGAATATCACCAATTGAAAACTTTCCGTCTTTAATTTTTGGATTTAGTTTCTCTAATTCAGCAATGGTAATGCCGTACTTTTTTGAAACATTATAAGGATTATCACCTTTTATAACCGTGTGTGTTTTCTGTGCAGATACGCTCAGAAACATACATAAAGCAGATAGTAAAAAAAACCTCTTAATCATTTTCAATATTATAATGTACAAAAATACTTCTTTAAAATTAAATGGCAACAATTATTAGTTTTGATTGTTCCACTTCCATTTCTTCAACAATCGTTCCCAACCATTCGTAGCCATAATCGGCGAAAAAAACAGAGAAATTAAAGATTCTCTCCTGCCAGGTTTTTGCCGGATGAACATCTAAGAATAAGGTTTCTAAACGTTCCAGCAGCTCATTTTGTTTTATTTTTTCTGCGTGAAGCAATCTTTTTTTCAATCGTTTAAAAGACTTCAACTGACGTACTTCTTCCGCTTTCACCATGTTTCCGAAAGATTTTTCAGTTGTTTCTGCTAATGATTTTAGCTGAGAAAAATTATTTAAAATTAAATTTTCCTGTGATTCTAAAGATTCCAGAACAGAATTATTATCTAAAATTTTTGAATTGGTAATTTTGGTGAAATTCTGAAAGAAATCTTCAATTTTTAAATCCAGCTTTTCGATTTTACCTAAAGTTTTCTCTTTAATAAACAACATCGAATTCCTCGGAATCAAAATTGGAAATGGAATATTGATCTTAGAAAAATAATCTTTCAACTCCAGCCAGTACATGATTTCGGCATTTCCACCGATATACGCCAAATTGGGCAAAACTTTTTCCTGATAAACCGGACGCATCAAAGCATTCGGGCTAAATCTTTCAGGGAAATTTTCAAGTTCGGCTAAAATTTCTTCCTTTGTAAATTTTCTATCGGTATCAACAATAACATAATTTTCACCGTCCAAATCTATTCTGTCTCTGGTTTCAGAAAGGTAAAATAAGTTAATCTCTCTCGGATTGACCTGAACTATTCCGTATTTATTTGTAAGGAAATCAACTTTTTCTTTTGATGATTTATTTAAACTAAAATTAATTAATTCATCTTTAAAAATTTCTTTTATCTGATTTTTTAATTCCTTAGAATCTCCGTCAAGAATCAATAACCCAAAATCTGAAAATAATCTGTTGACTAAAGTTCTGATTGCTTCCGTTAAGGTATTTCCGATTTTATAAGCTTCTTTCAGCATCAAAATCAATTCGGTTCCGAAAATAGAATCTTTAAATTCTTTCTCAAATTCAGAAATAAAAAATGTATCGTTTATCTTCATTCTTCCGACAGCACCGCCAGATTTCTCATTGATTTCGTAATAATTATTTTCTGTTTTAAAATGATTGATTTCTGCAAAATCATGGTCTTCAGAAGCCATCCAATACACCGGTACAAAATTATAATCGGGAAACTTTTCTTTAAGACTTGTACACGTTTTGATCGTCTGAAAAATTTTATAGACAAAAAACACGGGACCTGAAAAAAGGTTCAACTGGTGTCCTGTTGTGATTGTAAACGTATTGATTGATTTTAAACTTTGAATATTATCTTTCTGTTTTGCGGAAAGCTGAAGATTTGAAAGCTGATCTGTGAAAGTTTTTGAAATAACATCTCTTTGAACTTGTTCAAAAGAGTTTTGTTTCAAATGAATCTGCTGTGCAAAATTTTCAAATGAAAAAGTAGCGTTTTCGAAGCCCTCAATCTGATGATTCAGAAAATCTTTTATCAGCTGAGGAATACTTTCGATATCGTTGAATGAAATTTTATTAACTGTTTTCAACTTGATTAAATTTAGTTGAACAAATACCATACAATCCCAATATTCAATCTAAAATCATAGACTGGATAATGTGGAAATGCATAGGCTTTATTATGTGAAAGCATCGTTCCGATTTGCTGTCCTTCGATGAAGAAAAACATTTTTTTGACCTTGAAATTTAAATAAAGATCAGCAATCGGCTCGCCTCCGATAGAAAAAGAATCTGCTCTTGGAAGAATGTATTCACTAAGAATTGTGAAATATTCTCTTGAAGCAAATTTTGAGAAATAATACACTTTGATACCCGCCTGGATTTCTGCCGCATTTTTAAATGCTCTTGTCTGAAAGAAAAAGTTGGCTCTACCGATGAATGAAGGCATCGGTAAAAGATCTTTATTCGTTAAAGCACTTTGAAACTGTACTCTCGTATTTAAATGAAATTTTCTGTAGCTGAACGTTGCATCACCACCAATTTGCGAAATATTGAGTGAGTTTTCGCTTTGACGAGAAATTGCATTAGAATCAAAATACGTGTAATTATCTATTCTGAAATAGTTGGCAAACAATTCAGATTTGAACCATTTTAAATTGATACTTCCTCCGATTTCTGTGATTGCCTGATTTTTTGCATCTTGTAAATAATAATTAAATTTTCTGTAAACAGAAGAATTCGCAAGATAATTGAAAGACGGATAAACGCTTTGGAAGTTCACTTTTGCATTAACAAAGTACTCTTCTATCGGCTCAAACTTTATATTATTTGTTGTTTTCAGATAATTTCCAAACTGACTTCCTTTTGAAAATTCTAAGAATGAGTTTAACTGAAACTTGTCGAATAATTTCACCTGCAAATTTCCGACAGCGCCCAATCTGTTTTCTTTTAATTCACCCGGAACATTGACTGTGGGCAGATTTATTTCATTTAAACCAAATTTCAGCATCTGATATCGTACTCCGGCATCCAATTTAAATTTTTCGTTATCAAAAACTAAGCTTAACGTGTTGCTCAGATTATTTGAATACTTTTTGGTAGAAGGACTAAATCCAGATATAATCTCTGAAGCTGTGTTGCTGTACCAATAATTTTCTAA comes from Chryseobacterium sp. 3008163 and encodes:
- a CDS encoding GYDIA family GHMP kinase, producing MGEIYSPGKLMLTSEYFAVDGALVLAVPTKLGQEFFFEEKHDRKSLIFWEAYHQNKLWLKAVIDYKNWQILETNITSSAEFILKTLKNVQSLSEIKFKSTDSYYLRTNLQFPADYGLGSSSTLMNNLAEWSEIDPFHLNTISLGGSGYDIAVAKAKSAVLYQNKPEIHFEKVDFNPKFKNELIFIHLNQKQDSREGINLYKSKIKSQNLVDEFSNLTRNILLCDGLDNFSDLMILHEQCISNFIEIPTVKSIFFADCAKFVKSLGAWGGDFVMSAKFEGYQDYFWGKGFTTVFEWRDLIN
- the fabD gene encoding ACP S-malonyltransferase, translated to MKALVFPGQGSQFVGMGKELYDSRKDIKDLMESANEILGFDILSIMFSGADEDLKKTEVTQPSIFIHSVAALKAVNGLGAEMVAGHSLGEFSALVANGVLSFDDGLKLVSERAKAMQAACDANPSSMAAILGLEDAKVEEICASISGIVVPANYNCPGQLVISGETVAVEEACAKLKEAGAKRALLLPVNGAFHSPLMQPAQERLAAAIENTKFRKATIPVYQNITTTAVTDPDQIKANLIAQLTGPVKWTQSVQNMIKDGATNFIEVGPGKTLQGLIKKLTAKLHRLPQFNLNKKWARFIHRES
- a CDS encoding LysM peptidoglycan-binding domain-containing protein, with the protein product MFLSVSAQKTHTVIKGDNPYNVSKKYGITIAELEKLNPKIKDGKFSIGDILNVKAGNATVVKNTTASSSAQTGRIILQPKQTIYGITKQYRISETDLRKLNPDLDSHTKIGDEITLPLENIRKYGGSEAVVATAKPVVAPAETVSPSNSKTKIDSGNEKSSSVQSSSNQDEYATYTVEQGDTVFSIVNKFGVTIDELVALNPDLSKGLKAGMILKIKKLDAAYIKKNGDALSVVLMLPFGYSTNETQYRAMALDFLTGAKLAIERNAANGQKLDIKIVDSGNEASFKSSLTQINPNNTDLIIGPFFKSNVIDLLDFTKTQKIPVVAPFANSPELYNYSNLIIVETNDQAYADKIVEEVKTVYSDQKIYVVADAKKDNANYIKANLEKVLKNANVTIVNSASEIQLDQNMMTGQSAPVIAILASDNDTVGEAFSSRMIALSKDVQGMKAFSLYSVPSFEKKVDELSQASLVYLMDRKINAEGSFEKEILAAYKAKYCKTPGKYAVIGFDVVNDMLTRENKKGEIFKQMNKVQTQLATKFEFVKSKTNGAYVNTGFRVITLTP
- the bshC gene encoding bacillithiol biosynthesis cysteine-adding enzyme BshC, whose amino-acid sequence is MKTVNKISFNDIESIPQLIKDFLNHQIEGFENATFSFENFAQQIHLKQNSFEQVQRDVISKTFTDQLSNLQLSAKQKDNIQSLKSINTFTITTGHQLNLFSGPVFFVYKIFQTIKTCTSLKEKFPDYNFVPVYWMASEDHDFAEINHFKTENNYYEINEKSGGAVGRMKINDTFFISEFEKEFKDSIFGTELILMLKEAYKIGNTLTEAIRTLVNRLFSDFGLLILDGDSKELKNQIKEIFKDELINFSLNKSSKEKVDFLTNKYGIVQVNPREINLFYLSETRDRIDLDGENYVIVDTDRKFTKEEILAELENFPERFSPNALMRPVYQEKVLPNLAYIGGNAEIMYWLELKDYFSKINIPFPILIPRNSMLFIKEKTLGKIEKLDLKIEDFFQNFTKITNSKILDNNSVLESLESQENLILNNFSQLKSLAETTEKSFGNMVKAEEVRQLKSFKRLKKRLLHAEKIKQNELLERLETLFLDVHPAKTWQERIFNFSVFFADYGYEWLGTIVEEMEVEQSKLIIVAI
- a CDS encoding putative porin, producing MKYILLLIFFGSLFKAQVIVNKTDSNRLDKKLSDTLVIDSGKKDSLKIFKPTIQDYRYQTQYSEKKIFDTVLTFDKTHIFSQYNNQDNFGRAQFANIGAGFNPLSYEVNAEQNLSLLPSNKAYVILGIDDVKYYDVKTPTATFVYHTAMRNGAALQSMYTQNIGKRFNFSVEYDGLRSEGMYRNSLAANNKTLFSGHYTSKSGNYELFAHYLHQNVNNQESGGIVDDDLFQAGSSNISNKYNAQVNLEASSSQYSYRRYYLSHQFTPFNSEKFPFRIRHTIFNQGNKYYYFQDALENYWYSNTASEIISGFSPSTKKYSNNLSNTLSLVFDNEKFKLDAGVRYQMLKFGLNEINLPTVNVPGELKENRLGAVGNLQVKLFDKFQLNSFLEFSKGSQFGNYLKTTNNIKFEPIEEYFVNAKVNFQSVYPSFNYLANSSVYRKFNYYLQDAKNQAITEIGGSINLKWFKSELFANYFRIDNYTYFDSNAISRQSENSLNISQIGGDATFSYRKFHLNTRVQFQSALTNKDLLPMPSFIGRANFFFQTRAFKNAAEIQAGIKVYYFSKFASREYFTILSEYILPRADSFSIGGEPIADLYLNFKVKKMFFFIEGQQIGTMLSHNKAYAFPHYPVYDFRLNIGIVWYLFN